A window of the Phycicoccus sp. M110.8 genome harbors these coding sequences:
- a CDS encoding sugar ABC transporter substrate-binding protein encodes MRRPSAVTVTSLAVVTALALSACGGGSGSADEGGAASKTVRVTVANHVWTDNLKKALPEFEKQTGLKVELTQLGEDQLSDQYNVKLNAGSSDLDVMMYRPLQEGKLFAKNKYLADLSDKVKSDSSWNWSDFQSGPVSSTTYKGKVVGVPLITEQEVLYYRKDLLKKAGIAQPPATLDELKADAQKVAAQNPGVAGFVARTAKSAAVTQYSSFLYSFGGDFADESGKATVDSDAAKKAYAFYGGLIKDSGPKNVSTDMSWPEAMAIFTQGKAAFYTEADSLYKNATDPAKSKVSDTVGFAPFPAGPAGSKPYNVPSWALGINDASKNKANAWKFIQWATSKEQVLANQESGVPGARTSVWSDPQGTSTYPKDLAAAIAVSTKNGVGHDRPLVVKVPEAREIVGQPIVDAITGKDPSASADQANSAFQKLLDDENK; translated from the coding sequence GTGAGACGTCCCTCAGCAGTGACCGTTACCTCTCTGGCCGTGGTGACGGCCCTGGCGCTGTCCGCCTGCGGTGGCGGCAGCGGAAGCGCCGACGAGGGCGGCGCGGCCTCCAAGACCGTGCGGGTGACCGTGGCCAACCACGTGTGGACCGACAACCTCAAGAAGGCCCTGCCGGAGTTCGAGAAGCAGACCGGCCTCAAGGTCGAGCTCACCCAGCTCGGTGAGGACCAGCTCTCGGACCAGTACAACGTGAAGCTCAACGCGGGGTCGAGCGACCTCGACGTGATGATGTACCGCCCCCTGCAGGAGGGGAAGCTCTTCGCCAAGAACAAGTACCTCGCCGACCTGAGTGACAAGGTCAAGTCCGACAGCAGCTGGAACTGGAGCGACTTCCAGTCCGGCCCGGTGTCCTCCACCACGTACAAGGGCAAGGTCGTCGGCGTCCCGCTCATCACCGAGCAGGAGGTCCTCTACTACCGCAAGGACCTGCTCAAGAAGGCCGGGATCGCCCAGCCGCCCGCCACGCTCGACGAGCTCAAGGCGGACGCGCAGAAGGTGGCAGCGCAGAACCCCGGCGTGGCCGGCTTCGTCGCCCGGACCGCCAAGTCGGCAGCGGTGACCCAGTACTCGAGCTTCCTCTACAGCTTCGGCGGTGACTTCGCCGACGAGAGCGGCAAGGCGACCGTCGACAGCGACGCGGCCAAGAAGGCCTACGCCTTCTACGGTGGCCTCATCAAGGACTCCGGCCCCAAGAACGTCAGCACCGACATGAGCTGGCCGGAGGCCATGGCGATCTTCACGCAGGGCAAGGCGGCCTTCTACACCGAGGCGGACTCGCTCTACAAGAACGCCACCGACCCGGCCAAGTCGAAGGTCTCCGACACCGTCGGCTTCGCGCCCTTCCCGGCCGGCCCGGCGGGCTCCAAGCCGTACAACGTCCCCTCGTGGGCGCTGGGCATCAACGACGCGTCCAAGAATAAGGCCAACGCCTGGAAGTTCATCCAGTGGGCGACCAGCAAGGAGCAGGTCCTCGCGAACCAGGAGTCCGGCGTCCCCGGGGCCCGCACGTCCGTGTGGAGCGACCCCCAGGGCACCTCGACCTACCCGAAGGACCTGGCCGCGGCGATCGCCGTCAGCACCAAGAACGGCGTCGGCCACGACCGTCCCCTCGTGGTGAAGGTCCCGGAGGCGCGCGAGATCGTGGGCCAGCCGATCGTCGACGCCATCACCGGCAAGGACCCGTCTGCCTCGGCGGACCAGGCCAACTCGGCGTTCCAGAAGCTCCTGGACGACGAGAACAAGTGA
- a CDS encoding FadR/GntR family transcriptional regulator, which translates to MAQPAEVDDDRSTQPGLHARVLDTLGMAICGGVLAPGTVLFIDDLAEQHTVSRPVVREALRVLASMGLVESRRRVGTIIQHPRGWNVYDPLVIRWRLAGAGRIGQLRSITELRSAVEPAAAGLAAERAEPREASELVALAARMWEAGQAGEMDLFLALDIEFHHRVLAASRNEMFEHLHQAIAEVLTGRHAYGLMPHHPHVDALQMHVDVAQAIQRRDLEMARSSMVRIMERTMDETKAIWQEQTGTPGPA; encoded by the coding sequence ATGGCGCAACCCGCAGAGGTCGACGACGACCGATCGACCCAGCCGGGACTGCATGCCCGCGTGCTCGACACCTTGGGCATGGCCATCTGCGGCGGCGTGCTGGCGCCCGGCACCGTGCTCTTCATCGACGACCTCGCCGAGCAGCACACCGTCTCACGGCCGGTGGTCCGGGAGGCCCTGCGGGTCCTCGCCTCGATGGGCCTGGTCGAGTCCCGCCGGCGGGTCGGGACGATCATCCAGCACCCCCGGGGCTGGAACGTCTACGACCCGCTCGTCATCCGCTGGCGGCTGGCGGGAGCCGGCCGGATCGGCCAGCTGCGCTCGATCACCGAGCTGCGCAGCGCGGTCGAGCCCGCGGCCGCGGGCCTGGCCGCTGAACGCGCCGAACCCCGGGAGGCCAGCGAGCTGGTCGCGCTCGCCGCGCGGATGTGGGAGGCCGGACAGGCTGGCGAGATGGACCTGTTCCTCGCGCTGGACATCGAGTTCCACCACCGTGTCCTCGCCGCCTCGCGCAACGAGATGTTCGAGCACCTGCACCAGGCGATCGCCGAGGTGCTCACCGGACGTCACGCCTACGGCCTGATGCCGCACCACCCGCACGTCGACGCCCTCCAGATGCACGTCGACGTCGCCCAGGCCATCCAGCGGCGCGACCTGGAGATGGCGCGGTCGTCCATGGTCCGCATCATGGAGCGGACCATGGACGAGACGAAGGCCATCTGGCAGGAGCAGACAGGCACCCCAGGCCCTGCCTGA
- a CDS encoding tannase/feruloyl esterase family alpha/beta hydrolase → MRPTTTSRRRYAALATSAALALGTALLTAGPAAADKPQGAHCARESKIRVPGAEVQKTACLEDLTTAGTLKTGHTNQSDWAGLNAPGTVNPTGVPGIQVDGYFPDTSTSNTNNGWNHDSQFVLRIPDHWNGGLVVSGSPGNRAQYANDFIISDFVLAKGYAFAATDKGNVGLKFHDDGSSPGGSVREWNSRVTQLTIASKKVLKQVYAKAPAKTFMFGISNGGYLTRWQLENRPDLYDGGLDWEGTLFRADGPNLFTYLPTALKNYPAYAATGDQAAHDAMIAAGFVPGSEFLWPFHYSVYWDLTQRIYREEFDPSYDGDLKAGTPFCASGTPACDADYDYASRPQSVKDSVASVQLTGKVGKPLITVQGSLDTLLPPRTDADVYDRLIDSAGRGALHRYYTITDGTHTDGLYAAFPDRLRPLLPCARSGFDALTAWVDRGVQPPADQTFPRPASGDVVNTCPL, encoded by the coding sequence ATGCGCCCGACAACGACGTCACGCCGGCGGTACGCCGCCCTCGCCACCTCCGCAGCGCTCGCCCTCGGCACCGCGCTGCTCACCGCCGGCCCCGCGGCCGCCGACAAGCCGCAGGGCGCGCACTGTGCCCGCGAGTCGAAGATCCGCGTCCCCGGCGCGGAGGTCCAGAAGACCGCCTGCCTCGAGGACCTCACCACGGCCGGGACCCTGAAGACCGGACACACGAACCAGAGTGACTGGGCGGGGCTCAACGCCCCCGGCACGGTGAACCCGACCGGCGTCCCCGGCATCCAGGTCGACGGCTACTTCCCCGACACCTCGACGTCCAACACGAACAACGGCTGGAACCACGACAGCCAGTTCGTCCTGCGCATCCCCGACCACTGGAACGGCGGCCTCGTCGTCAGCGGCTCGCCCGGCAACCGCGCGCAGTACGCCAACGACTTCATCATCAGCGACTTCGTCCTGGCCAAGGGGTACGCGTTCGCAGCCACGGACAAGGGCAACGTCGGGCTCAAGTTCCACGACGACGGGTCGTCGCCCGGCGGCTCGGTCCGGGAGTGGAACAGCCGGGTCACCCAGCTGACGATCGCCTCGAAGAAGGTCCTGAAGCAGGTCTACGCCAAGGCGCCCGCGAAGACGTTCATGTTCGGCATCTCCAACGGCGGCTACCTCACCCGGTGGCAGCTGGAGAACCGTCCCGACCTCTACGACGGGGGCCTGGACTGGGAGGGCACGCTGTTCCGCGCGGACGGGCCGAACCTGTTCACCTACCTGCCGACCGCGCTGAAGAACTACCCGGCGTATGCCGCGACCGGAGACCAGGCGGCGCACGACGCCATGATCGCGGCCGGGTTCGTCCCCGGTTCGGAGTTCCTGTGGCCGTTCCACTACTCGGTGTACTGGGACCTCACCCAGCGCATCTACCGTGAGGAGTTCGACCCGTCCTACGACGGCGACCTCAAGGCGGGCACGCCGTTCTGCGCCAGCGGCACCCCGGCGTGCGACGCGGACTACGACTACGCGTCACGGCCGCAGTCGGTGAAGGACTCCGTCGCGAGCGTCCAGCTGACCGGCAAGGTCGGCAAGCCGCTCATCACGGTCCAGGGCTCGCTCGACACGCTGCTGCCGCCGCGGACCGACGCGGACGTCTACGACCGGCTCATCGACTCGGCCGGGCGCGGCGCGCTGCACCGCTACTACACGATCACCGACGGGACCCACACCGACGGCCTGTATGCCGCGTTCCCCGACAGGCTGCGCCCGCTGCTGCCGTGCGCGCGGTCCGGCTTCGACGCCCTCACCGCGTGGGTGGACCGCGGGGTGCAGCCCCCGGCCGACCAGACGTTCCCGAGGCCCGCGAGCGGCGACGTGGTCAACACCTGCCCGCTCTGA
- a CDS encoding DinB family protein: MITPEVYLRFCDEALVAMRDIVTELGDDLANRRPDLPGANSPVQILTHCLGVCATWASTINLYRPVPRDRAGEFTATGPVADLAAATDALRADFAGWVRAASPDQPPAHPEGGDEYATQGEVLLHVYEELAQHRGQLEITRDLLRATA, translated from the coding sequence GTGATCACGCCGGAGGTCTACCTGCGGTTCTGCGACGAGGCGCTCGTGGCGATGCGTGACATCGTCACCGAGCTCGGCGACGACCTCGCCAACCGGCGGCCCGACCTGCCGGGCGCCAACAGCCCGGTCCAGATCCTCACGCACTGCCTCGGTGTGTGCGCGACGTGGGCGTCGACGATCAACCTGTACCGGCCCGTGCCACGGGACCGCGCCGGCGAGTTCACCGCGACCGGTCCGGTCGCCGACCTGGCTGCTGCCACCGACGCCCTTCGCGCCGACTTCGCCGGCTGGGTGCGGGCGGCGAGCCCCGACCAGCCGCCCGCGCACCCCGAGGGTGGGGACGAGTACGCCACCCAGGGCGAGGTGCTGCTGCACGTGTACGAGGAGCTGGCCCAGCACCGCGGCCAGCTCGAGATCACCCGCGACCTGCTGCGCGCGACGGCCTGA
- the ligA gene encoding NAD-dependent DNA ligase LigA yields MRRVSENGSSAAAPDTLVSEVVPEEARHEWADLADQASAAQFAYHVKDAPTISDAAYDQLIRRLNELEDEYPELRSPESPTQQVGGAVFSTDFQAVDHLERMLSLDNCFSPEELAQWAARVERDAGTADLHYLCELKIDGLAVNLLYENGRLTRALTRGDGRTGEDVTNNVKTIEGIPHQLEGSDHPARVEIRGEVYFPVEAFADLNASLVEAGKAPYANPRNTAAGSLRQKDPRVTASRGLRMLVHGIGFREGFDLTRQSEAYELFRAWGLPISTHFKVLSTVAEVQEYVAYYGEHRHSVEHELDGIVVKVDEVGLQRRLGSTSRAPRWAIAYKYPPEEVNTRLLDILVNVGRTGRVTPFGVMEPVVVAGSTVERATLHNADEVKRKGVLIGDTVVLRKAGDVIPEILGPVVDLRDGTERAFVMPTHCPSCGTELKPEKEGDKDIRCPNARTCPSQLRERLAGLAGRGAFDIEALGWEGAGALLESGVLEDEGGLFGLREEDIARVPLFTRAAKRTDPQDAVVDGRVLSANGARLVANLEQAKAQPLWRVLVALSIRHVGPTAARALAQHFGTMQAIRDASREELAGVEGVGGVIADAVRDWFDGEGNDWHVRIVEQWAADGVRMEDERDESVEQTLTGMTVVVTGSLEGFSRDEAKEAILARGGKASGSVSKKTDWVVVGENAGSKEDKARELGRPILDEAGFRQLLATGSATPVGGSSDGSGGSADGAAQAAGDETEEGA; encoded by the coding sequence ATGAGGCGCGTGAGTGAGAACGGCTCGAGCGCTGCTGCCCCCGACACCCTCGTCTCCGAGGTCGTGCCCGAGGAGGCACGGCACGAGTGGGCGGACCTGGCCGACCAGGCGAGCGCCGCGCAGTTCGCCTACCACGTCAAGGACGCGCCGACGATCAGTGACGCCGCGTACGACCAGCTGATCCGCAGGCTCAACGAGCTGGAGGACGAGTACCCCGAGCTGCGGTCGCCCGAGAGCCCGACGCAGCAGGTCGGGGGAGCGGTCTTCTCCACCGACTTCCAGGCGGTCGACCACCTCGAGCGGATGCTGTCGCTCGACAACTGCTTCTCGCCCGAGGAGCTGGCGCAGTGGGCGGCCCGCGTCGAGCGCGACGCCGGCACGGCCGACCTGCACTACCTGTGCGAGCTGAAGATCGACGGCCTGGCGGTGAACCTGCTCTATGAGAACGGCCGCCTGACCCGCGCCCTGACCCGCGGCGACGGCCGCACGGGCGAGGACGTCACCAACAACGTCAAGACGATCGAGGGCATCCCGCACCAGCTCGAGGGCTCCGACCACCCCGCGCGGGTGGAGATCCGCGGCGAGGTCTACTTCCCGGTCGAGGCGTTCGCCGACCTCAACGCCTCGCTCGTCGAGGCCGGCAAGGCCCCGTACGCCAACCCCCGCAACACGGCCGCGGGGTCGCTGCGGCAGAAGGACCCCCGCGTCACGGCCAGCCGTGGGCTGCGGATGCTGGTGCACGGCATCGGGTTCCGCGAGGGCTTCGACCTCACCCGGCAGTCCGAGGCGTACGAGCTGTTCCGTGCCTGGGGGCTGCCGATCTCGACCCACTTCAAGGTGCTGTCCACGGTTGCGGAGGTGCAGGAGTACGTCGCGTACTACGGCGAGCACCGGCACAGCGTCGAGCACGAGCTCGACGGCATCGTCGTCAAGGTCGACGAGGTCGGGCTCCAGCGCCGGCTCGGGTCGACGTCCCGGGCGCCGCGGTGGGCGATCGCGTACAAGTACCCGCCGGAGGAGGTCAACACCAGGCTGCTCGACATCCTCGTCAACGTCGGCCGCACCGGCCGCGTGACGCCGTTCGGCGTCATGGAACCGGTCGTCGTGGCCGGCTCGACCGTCGAGCGCGCCACGCTGCACAACGCCGACGAGGTCAAACGCAAGGGCGTGCTGATCGGCGACACGGTCGTGCTCCGCAAGGCGGGCGACGTCATCCCCGAGATCCTCGGCCCGGTCGTCGACCTGCGCGACGGCACCGAGCGCGCGTTCGTCATGCCGACCCACTGCCCGTCGTGCGGCACCGAGCTCAAGCCCGAGAAGGAGGGCGACAAGGACATCCGCTGCCCCAACGCCCGCACCTGTCCGTCGCAGCTGCGAGAGCGGCTCGCCGGGCTGGCGGGCAGGGGCGCCTTCGACATCGAGGCGCTGGGCTGGGAGGGCGCGGGGGCGCTGCTCGAATCCGGGGTGCTGGAGGACGAGGGCGGGCTGTTCGGGCTGCGCGAGGAGGACATCGCGCGCGTGCCGCTGTTCACGCGCGCGGCGAAGAGGACCGATCCGCAGGACGCCGTCGTCGACGGGCGGGTGCTGTCCGCCAACGGTGCCCGGCTCGTCGCGAACCTCGAGCAGGCCAAGGCCCAGCCGCTGTGGCGCGTGCTCGTGGCGCTGTCGATCCGGCACGTCGGGCCCACGGCGGCCCGGGCGCTGGCGCAGCACTTCGGCACGATGCAGGCCATCCGCGACGCCTCCCGCGAGGAGCTCGCCGGGGTCGAGGGGGTCGGTGGTGTCATCGCCGACGCGGTGCGCGACTGGTTCGACGGCGAGGGCAACGACTGGCACGTGCGGATCGTCGAGCAGTGGGCCGCCGACGGCGTGCGCATGGAGGACGAGCGCGACGAGTCGGTCGAGCAGACCCTCACCGGCATGACGGTCGTCGTCACGGGTTCGCTCGAGGGCTTCAGCCGCGACGAGGCCAAGGAGGCGATCCTGGCCCGGGGCGGCAAGGCGTCGGGGTCCGTGTCGAAGAAGACCGACTGGGTCGTCGTCGGCGAGAACGCCGGCTCCAAGGAGGACAAGGCCCGCGAGCTCGGCCGCCCCATCCTCGACGAGGCCGGGTTCCGGCAGCTGCTCGCGACCGGCTCGGCGACCCCGGTGGGAGGGTCGTCGGACGGGTCCGGTGGTTCGGCCGACGGGGCGGCACAGGCCGCCGGGGACGAGACGGAGGAGGGCGCGTGA
- a CDS encoding long-chain fatty acid--CoA ligase → MTNIATDLTTTAQRTPEQSAIRIDGNSISYGQLHAMAAKVAGQLRAAGVEPGDRVAIILPNVPAFPVVFYGILLAGGVVVPMNPLLKSGEIDYFFTDSGAKVAFVWPDFVGEATKGAQNSGTTIVECTPLGPVSGVLPEGDPIAEPTERADDDDALILYTSGTTGRPKGAQLTHSNIHLNAKRSSVDIQHTSPDDVVMGCLPLFHVFGLVVGLQAAVVAGASLALIPRFDPEKAIEVIEKERVTIMLGVPTMYAAILNHPRSEGMDASSLRVCCSGGSAMPHEVQKAFEDKFGCIILEGYGLSETSPVASFNMPDRERKPGTIGVAIPGCEMKLVGMDGQDVGPGEGVGEIAIRGDNVMKGYWNKPEATKEAIPDGWFRTGDLATVDEEGYYTIVDRKKDMILRGGMNVYPREVEEVLYQHPDVVEAAVVSVPDDLLGEEVGAAVALRPGATATLEDVKQFVKDNIAAYKYPRHIWQVEELPKTATGKILRREVSKPADA, encoded by the coding sequence ATGACCAACATCGCCACCGACCTGACCACCACGGCCCAGCGGACCCCCGAGCAGTCGGCGATCCGCATCGACGGCAACAGCATCAGCTACGGCCAGCTCCACGCCATGGCGGCGAAGGTGGCGGGGCAGCTGCGGGCGGCCGGCGTCGAGCCCGGCGACCGGGTGGCGATCATCCTGCCGAACGTGCCGGCGTTCCCCGTGGTGTTCTACGGCATCCTGCTCGCGGGCGGCGTCGTCGTGCCGATGAACCCGCTGCTCAAGTCGGGCGAGATCGACTACTTCTTCACCGACTCGGGGGCCAAGGTGGCGTTCGTCTGGCCCGACTTCGTCGGCGAGGCGACCAAGGGAGCCCAGAACTCGGGCACCACGATCGTCGAGTGCACGCCCCTCGGCCCGGTGTCGGGCGTCCTGCCCGAGGGTGACCCGATCGCCGAGCCCACCGAGCGCGCGGACGACGACGACGCGCTCATCCTCTACACCTCGGGCACCACGGGCCGGCCCAAGGGCGCCCAGCTCACCCACTCCAACATCCACCTCAACGCCAAGCGCAGCTCGGTCGACATCCAGCACACCAGCCCCGACGACGTCGTCATGGGCTGCCTGCCGCTGTTCCACGTGTTCGGCCTCGTCGTGGGCCTGCAGGCCGCCGTCGTCGCGGGCGCGTCGCTGGCGCTCATCCCCCGGTTCGACCCCGAGAAGGCGATCGAGGTGATCGAGAAGGAGCGGGTCACGATCATGCTCGGCGTGCCGACGATGTATGCCGCGATCCTCAACCACCCGCGCTCGGAAGGGATGGACGCCTCGTCGCTGCGGGTCTGCTGCTCGGGCGGCTCGGCCATGCCGCACGAGGTGCAGAAGGCGTTCGAGGACAAGTTCGGCTGCATCATCCTCGAGGGGTACGGCCTGTCGGAGACCTCACCGGTGGCGTCGTTCAACATGCCCGACCGCGAGCGCAAGCCCGGCACCATCGGCGTCGCGATCCCCGGCTGCGAGATGAAGCTCGTCGGCATGGACGGCCAGGACGTCGGCCCCGGCGAGGGCGTCGGCGAGATCGCGATCCGCGGCGACAACGTCATGAAGGGCTACTGGAACAAGCCCGAGGCGACCAAGGAGGCGATCCCGGACGGCTGGTTCCGCACCGGCGACCTGGCGACCGTCGACGAGGAGGGCTACTACACGATCGTCGACCGCAAGAAGGACATGATCCTGCGCGGCGGCATGAACGTGTACCCGCGCGAGGTGGAGGAGGTGCTCTACCAGCACCCCGACGTCGTCGAGGCGGCCGTGGTCTCCGTGCCGGACGACCTGCTCGGCGAGGAGGTCGGCGCGGCCGTGGCGCTGCGCCCCGGCGCGACCGCGACCCTCGAGGACGTCAAGCAGTTCGTCAAGGACAACATCGCCGCCTACAAGTACCCGCGGCACATCTGGCAGGTCGAGGAGCTCCCCAAGACGGCGACCGGCAAGATCCTGCGCCGCGAGGTCAGCAAGCCCGCCGACGCCTAG